From a region of the Oryza sativa Japonica Group chromosome 6, ASM3414082v1 genome:
- the LOC4341084 gene encoding probable CDP-diacylglycerol--inositol 3-phosphatidyltransferase 2 isoform X1 gives MVTDRVSTACLLALLSQLYRPGLVFLMLLGLDITSHWFQMYSMFLSGKTSHKDVKDTGNWLLKLYYGHRPFMAFCCVASEVLYIILFLFADEKSTSLLNVCRCFLKGSPLTFFVFISTLVGWALKQVINIIQVCYKAEEKVLMHWLAHMLYIRV, from the exons ATGGTAACAGATAG GGTTAGCACTGCCTGTTTATTGGCACTTCTCTCCCAACTTTACAG ACCTGGCTTAGTTTTTTTGATGCTGCTTGGGTTGGATATTACAAGCCATTGGTTTCAAATGTATAG TATGTTCCTATCAGGTAAAACTAGCCACAAGGATGTGAAGGACACTGGCAATTGGCTTCTAAAATTATATTATGGACATCGACCATTCATGGCATTCTGTTGTGTTGCTTCCGAG GTTCTGTACATAATTCTTTTTCTGTTTGCTGATGAGAAATCGACAAGCTTGCTTAAT GTGTGCAGATGCTTTCTAAAGGGAAGTCCTCTCACTTTCTTCGTTTTTATTTCAACTCTAGTTGGTTGGGCATTAAAACAAGTGATCAATATCATCCAG GTTTGTTATAAAGCTGAAGAAAAAGTGTTGATGCACTGGTTAGCTCATATGCTTTACATTAGGGTTTAG